A genomic segment from Desulfurispirillum indicum S5 encodes:
- a CDS encoding methyl-accepting chemotaxis protein, producing MLLTSDAMSLTASERRWLPWTGRTGKLAMGWSCLLNRHSYHAVEETFEGIAQTRTTLLQDWTQQKWEYLRHLADQLGEDVSQTGSIIEARRSRLLEIAELFVVDPAGMILASTLPWRKGKRTFSEQALAVGLRQPFLHGPYVDPDTERIGPTTSSFHDAVTLMFHQPICDSSGQTLGVLCARVPNDVVSDLIQREAGHIYPESGDNYIFMVKPVFDSRIPVGTALSRSRFEDSTFSHGENLKEGIDSGYGVIKIHNHTEFEITFTDPATGQLHPGVRETIRNGQNLYIKYPGYSDYRHIPVIGKGVTFQLPGSLDTWGMMCEADLEEVYRRRSINYLLMRMFLVIITGMGALNLFFTFGIGLAAPLIHMANATLFLGSAWIFYRLGVNRIVGRMRAMNDVIRTIAEGGGNLSLRLDQRYLSGDETGEMARWINSFIDNLDSTIHQVVRFTHEARHANDEMIDQNRFVDSATRQMETAIENMLQELDSQMSETSSAAVTAGQMRAEMDSVIANAQSQFQQVRRETQRIRDAIHSSSRSIQEVDQRTEEIAGIADVINDIASQTNLLALNASIEAARAGQYGRGFAVVAQEVSKLAERTTDATKEISAMLASVRAQTQQAVGIMHNGVSEVDRGLSLAEEAAADNSSLYDVIEEMLEAIRRISARSEGHAANISQVRGSTTQVRQSVVHLSQASDTARNTSSKLQRLMGRFRVSALS from the coding sequence ATGTTACTCACAAGCGACGCGATGTCCCTGACCGCCAGCGAACGACGCTGGCTCCCCTGGACGGGCCGTACCGGTAAACTGGCAATGGGCTGGTCGTGCCTGCTGAATCGTCATTCATACCATGCGGTGGAAGAAACCTTCGAGGGCATTGCCCAGACCCGCACCACCCTGCTGCAGGACTGGACACAGCAGAAGTGGGAATATCTGCGCCATCTGGCAGACCAGCTGGGAGAGGATGTCTCCCAGACAGGGAGCATCATCGAAGCACGCCGCTCGCGGCTGCTGGAGATCGCGGAGCTCTTCGTGGTCGACCCGGCAGGCATGATCCTGGCATCGACTCTACCCTGGCGCAAAGGAAAGCGCACCTTCAGCGAACAGGCCCTGGCCGTGGGCCTGCGTCAGCCCTTCCTCCATGGCCCCTATGTTGATCCGGACACCGAACGCATCGGCCCTACCACTTCGTCATTCCACGATGCGGTTACCCTGATGTTCCACCAGCCTATCTGCGACAGCAGTGGCCAGACCCTGGGTGTGCTCTGCGCCAGGGTGCCCAATGACGTGGTCAGCGACCTGATTCAGCGCGAAGCCGGGCACATCTATCCTGAATCCGGCGACAATTATATCTTCATGGTAAAACCGGTTTTCGACTCCCGCATTCCCGTCGGCACCGCCCTCTCCCGCTCGCGCTTTGAGGACAGCACCTTCTCCCATGGCGAGAACCTGAAGGAGGGTATTGACTCCGGTTATGGCGTTATCAAAATCCACAACCACACCGAGTTTGAAATCACGTTCACGGACCCTGCCACCGGTCAGCTGCACCCCGGTGTGCGCGAGACCATCAGAAATGGTCAGAACCTCTACATCAAATACCCCGGCTACTCCGACTATCGCCATATTCCCGTTATCGGCAAGGGCGTCACCTTCCAGCTGCCCGGATCCCTGGACACCTGGGGCATGATGTGCGAAGCAGACCTGGAGGAGGTCTACCGCCGCCGCTCCATCAATTATCTGCTCATGCGCATGTTCCTGGTTATCATCACCGGCATGGGCGCTCTGAATCTCTTCTTCACCTTTGGCATCGGCCTGGCCGCTCCGCTTATTCACATGGCCAACGCCACCCTCTTCCTCGGCAGCGCCTGGATCTTCTACCGCCTGGGAGTCAACCGCATCGTCGGGCGCATGCGAGCCATGAATGATGTCATCCGCACCATTGCCGAAGGAGGCGGAAATCTCTCCCTGCGGCTCGACCAGCGCTACCTCAGCGGCGATGAGACCGGCGAAATGGCTCGCTGGATCAACAGCTTCATTGACAACCTGGACAGCACGATCCACCAGGTGGTTCGCTTCACCCATGAAGCACGCCACGCCAACGACGAGATGATCGATCAGAACCGCTTTGTGGATAGCGCTACCCGTCAGATGGAAACCGCCATAGAAAACATGCTGCAGGAGCTGGACAGTCAGATGAGCGAAACCAGCAGCGCTGCTGTGACCGCAGGTCAGATGCGCGCGGAGATGGACAGCGTCATTGCCAACGCCCAGAGTCAGTTCCAGCAGGTACGCCGGGAGACCCAGCGCATCCGCGATGCCATACACAGCTCTTCGCGCAGTATTCAGGAAGTTGACCAGCGCACGGAGGAGATCGCCGGTATCGCCGATGTCATCAACGATATCGCCAGCCAGACCAACCTTCTGGCCCTGAACGCCTCCATTGAGGCCGCCCGTGCCGGTCAGTACGGACGAGGCTTCGCCGTGGTGGCCCAGGAAGTCAGCAAGCTGGCCGAACGCACCACCGACGCCACCAAGGAGATCAGCGCCATGCTGGCCAGCGTGCGCGCCCAGACCCAGCAGGCGGTGGGGATCATGCACAATGGCGTCAGTGAAGTGGATCGCGGACTGAGCCTGGCCGAAGAAGCTGCAGCGGATAACAGCAGCCTCTATGATGTCATCGAAGAGATGCTGGAAGCCATCCGCCGTATCTCCGCCCGCAGTGAGGGCCACGCCGCCAATATTTCCCAGGTGCGCGGCAGCACCACCCAGGTGCGCCAGTCGGTTGTCCATCTCTCCCAGGCCTCGGACACCGCCCGCAACACCAGCAGTAAGCTGCAGCGCCTGATGGGGCGCTTCCGGGTATCCGCCCTCTCCTGA
- a CDS encoding response regulator transcription factor, with protein sequence MTPLEVVKNLNALYVEDEPLLREETAKLLTRYFAHLHVADNGKSALEIFEREPIHIVITDLKMPVMGGLTLAKEIRRLDSRTPIFITSGYAETEDLLQAVKLNFVDYLLKPIDLSRLRQALVACVEKLEENGELFVRIDDNVSYSALKKNLLVKGSTISLTSKESCLLELLLKKRGSLVSQRMIESVVYGDEEMSEAALKNLLLRLRKKIGHHHIRSVRSMGVILEAPSTQQPPNANRK encoded by the coding sequence ATGACCCCCCTCGAAGTTGTCAAGAACCTCAACGCTCTGTACGTCGAAGATGAGCCGCTGCTGCGCGAAGAGACGGCCAAACTCCTGACACGATACTTCGCGCACCTTCACGTGGCTGACAATGGCAAAAGCGCCCTGGAAATATTCGAACGCGAACCCATTCACATCGTCATTACCGATCTGAAGATGCCGGTCATGGGTGGCCTTACCCTTGCCAAAGAAATACGCAGACTCGACTCCCGCACGCCCATATTCATCACCAGTGGTTATGCTGAAACCGAGGATCTGCTGCAGGCCGTCAAACTCAACTTCGTCGACTACCTCCTCAAACCCATCGACCTCTCCAGGCTGCGTCAGGCACTGGTCGCCTGCGTGGAGAAGCTGGAAGAAAACGGCGAACTCTTTGTGCGCATTGATGATAATGTGAGTTACAGCGCCTTGAAGAAAAACCTGCTGGTCAAGGGTTCCACCATCTCCTTGACCAGCAAGGAGAGCTGCCTGCTGGAGCTGCTGCTGAAAAAACGCGGGAGTCTTGTGTCACAGCGGATGATCGAAAGCGTTGTGTATGGTGACGAGGAGATGAGCGAAGCCGCCCTGAAGAACCTGCTCTTGCGGCTGCGCAAAAAAATAGGCCACCATCATATCAGGAGCGTGCGCAGCATGGGCGTGATACTGGAAGCACCTTCGACTCAGCAGCCACCAAACGCAAATCGCAAATAG
- a CDS encoding nickel-dependent hydrogenase large subunit — translation MGEKIIIDPVTRIEGHLRVETAMEGRRVKSARCSGDMFRGIEKALKGFDARVAQHITQRTCGVCPYAHAEASALALESAMGIRPNVNGQLLRNLTVGVYQIKDHLLHFYTLCALDFIDITAVLEYRGNDQALLQVKSWVQHELANNKVFPAAPFLPRYEATYCSDHEVNISGIKGYLDAIEIMAQLHKMVAIFGAKAPHPVAIEAGGVTTMPTVDRLAHFGTLLSHCTDFVRNRYGNDVLAVAKAFPAYFKEGKGYGNTLSAPYLPDGNGENFFFAGGVTIGGSYRPLDLGKITEDHSYAYYHNGSSPLLRPLQTDTLRPLSARDFEVEQGKVDGKYSWNRAPRYDGHAMEVGPAARVVNTYRSGSNPELTAMVNRLNRELGITIDDYPSVMGRHLSRYILADLTLRHMERQLAEVRPDVLGFTHHPVPVNARGVGITEATRGALAHWIETDGKGVIRNYEMVVPTTWNMSPRDGRGNPGAVEKMLEGTEVADAANPMELARIVRSTDPCIGCSVH, via the coding sequence ATGGGGGAGAAAATTATTATTGACCCCGTCACACGCATTGAGGGGCATCTGCGCGTCGAGACGGCCATGGAAGGCCGACGGGTCAAATCAGCCCGCTGCAGTGGCGACATGTTCCGAGGCATTGAAAAGGCCCTCAAGGGGTTTGACGCCCGGGTAGCCCAGCATATTACCCAGCGCACCTGCGGGGTTTGCCCGTACGCCCACGCGGAAGCTTCGGCCCTGGCCCTGGAGAGTGCCATGGGCATCCGGCCCAATGTCAATGGTCAGCTGCTGCGCAATCTCACCGTCGGAGTTTACCAGATTAAGGATCACCTGCTGCATTTTTATACCCTGTGCGCCCTGGATTTTATTGATATCACCGCCGTACTGGAATACCGGGGCAATGATCAGGCGCTGCTGCAGGTGAAGTCGTGGGTTCAGCATGAACTGGCCAATAACAAGGTATTTCCGGCGGCGCCTTTTCTGCCCCGTTACGAAGCAACCTACTGTTCTGACCATGAAGTAAATATTTCCGGAATAAAAGGCTACCTTGATGCCATCGAAATCATGGCCCAACTGCACAAGATGGTGGCCATCTTCGGTGCCAAAGCGCCCCATCCGGTGGCCATTGAGGCGGGTGGCGTGACCACCATGCCAACGGTGGACCGCCTCGCCCACTTCGGCACTCTGCTCAGCCACTGCACAGATTTTGTGCGCAATCGCTACGGCAATGATGTCCTGGCAGTGGCTAAGGCCTTTCCCGCTTACTTCAAGGAAGGCAAAGGCTATGGGAATACCCTCTCGGCTCCCTATCTGCCCGACGGCAATGGCGAGAATTTCTTCTTCGCCGGTGGCGTCACCATCGGAGGAAGCTATCGCCCCCTGGATCTGGGGAAAATTACCGAGGACCACTCCTACGCTTACTACCACAATGGTTCCAGCCCCCTGCTGCGCCCGCTGCAGACTGATACCCTGCGCCCTCTGAGCGCCCGTGACTTTGAAGTCGAGCAGGGGAAGGTCGATGGCAAGTACAGCTGGAACCGTGCGCCGCGCTATGATGGTCATGCCATGGAGGTGGGCCCGGCAGCCCGGGTGGTCAATACCTACCGCAGTGGTTCCAATCCAGAGCTGACCGCCATGGTCAACCGCCTGAATCGTGAACTGGGTATTACCATTGACGACTACCCCTCCGTTATGGGTCGTCACCTGAGTCGCTATATTCTGGCGGACCTTACCCTGCGGCACATGGAGCGGCAGCTGGCGGAAGTGCGTCCCGACGTGCTTGGCTTCACCCACCACCCGGTGCCGGTGAATGCGCGAGGGGTCGGCATCACCGAAGCGACCCGCGGTGCCCTGGCTCACTGGATTGAAACCGATGGCAAGGGCGTGATCCGCAACTACGAGATGGTGGTTCCCACCACCTGGAATATGTCTCCCCGCGATGGCCGTGGCAACCCCGGTGCGGTGGAGAAGATGCTGGAGGGTACCGAGGTGGCCGATGCCGCCAATCCCATGGAGCTGGCGCGCATTGTGCGCTCAACAGACCCCTGTATCGGCTGTTCGGTACATTGA
- a CDS encoding oxidoreductase, producing MFTEISRNIDRRQALKRIFAAITAVGASSFLSFEDLLAADASPRKPLNILWLHGSSCTGCSCALLDIEKVPVLDVLTRFAHIVFHHDLSLATGDQVIAIKEKLLASEEPFVLVLEGSIPVSMPHTCMVGHRTMDSWMERILPKATACIAAGTCASFGGITKMPGMDTGCMGLLQYSSFKGYTTPLITLPGCPMKPEHLLYALLYFTAHGRPPASDRYGRPRHMFGRTVHDRCVNYADFQENYFARRIGEDGCLLKLGCQGMVTRSDCVVQGYNNNTNTCIRAGHPCIGCSGESFPRRVMFHSYDDSRDIIPRRP from the coding sequence ATGTTTACTGAAATTTCCAGGAATATCGACCGGCGCCAGGCCCTGAAGCGGATTTTTGCAGCCATTACGGCCGTGGGCGCGTCGTCATTCCTTTCGTTTGAGGATCTGCTGGCGGCTGACGCAAGCCCCCGGAAACCTCTCAATATTCTGTGGCTGCACGGAAGCTCCTGTACCGGCTGCTCGTGCGCCCTGCTGGACATCGAAAAGGTGCCGGTGCTGGATGTTCTCACCCGCTTTGCCCATATCGTCTTCCACCATGACCTCTCCCTGGCCACTGGCGATCAGGTCATCGCCATCAAGGAGAAGCTGCTGGCTTCGGAAGAGCCTTTTGTGCTGGTGCTGGAGGGTTCCATCCCCGTGAGCATGCCCCATACCTGCATGGTGGGGCACCGCACCATGGATTCCTGGATGGAGCGCATTCTGCCAAAGGCCACGGCCTGTATCGCGGCAGGAACCTGCGCCAGCTTCGGCGGTATTACCAAAATGCCCGGTATGGACACAGGTTGCATGGGACTTTTGCAGTACTCCAGTTTCAAAGGGTATACCACGCCGTTGATCACCCTGCCCGGTTGCCCCATGAAGCCCGAACACCTGCTCTATGCCCTGCTCTACTTTACCGCCCATGGGCGACCACCCGCGAGTGATCGCTATGGACGTCCCCGGCATATGTTCGGACGCACGGTTCACGACCGCTGTGTGAACTACGCTGACTTTCAGGAAAACTACTTTGCCCGCAGGATCGGCGAGGATGGCTGTCTGCTGAAGCTTGGCTGTCAGGGAATGGTGACCCGCAGCGACTGCGTGGTACAGGGTTACAATAATAATACCAATACCTGCATACGTGCCGGACACCCCTGTATCGGATGCTCCGGGGAGAGCTTTCCGCGGCGGGTGATGTTCCACAGTTATGATGACAGCCGCGATATCATTCCAAGGAGGCCCTGA
- a CDS encoding methyl-accepting chemotaxis protein, whose protein sequence is MHAAEDRVSFFHSLIFRSIAYLMISAFILFLISFFLYQGWQERLIQQRLVEHGNSYMEMLVANTADSIAKGQRNSFQNVIDSFTQVNEVDEVAMYGRNYGLMNYVSNQVTVGIPFVQHNGTFVNPNEQLYRESRGMYHRKDWHMVDMEETEQGLAHVRITQAAGQSCVDCHIAINPDIRFDNGFAHALDNGRSHFYYRMEVTRDCISCHTNWREGETASYLRISLNNHAMDEQRRENTLGILFVMASVLVPLLIIVILIMRLMIYRPLSRALRFAQGVAAGNRSHQLDAREKNEIGQLGRALNKMMDNINDAVRDAARQVGSVSERVSDISGQLFAHIEQASRGAQQQSEKTQKTAHAMDVMSSTMVEVAQKTSETHEAAESAKHKAAEGSEAVRQVVQSINHARTQSLSLKENMGILARQAEDIGQIMNLIRDIADQTNLLALNAAIEAARAGESGRGFSVVADEVRKLAEKTMEATKNVTQAVEAIQRGARDNMENVDQTTSVIGEATERANQSGESLQEIVTLVQSATDQIRLIARAMEEQSATSEEINSSIDDIRRISLETSQSMEHSYHDVEELAAQADQLQKTIEKMRQGDVEDGGRHLPRLAEGRQG, encoded by the coding sequence ATGCATGCTGCAGAGGATCGTGTCTCGTTTTTCCACTCCCTGATCTTCCGGTCCATCGCCTACCTGATGATCAGTGCCTTTATCCTGTTTCTGATCTCCTTTTTCCTCTATCAGGGCTGGCAGGAGCGCCTGATTCAGCAGCGCCTGGTGGAACATGGCAACAGCTACATGGAGATGCTGGTGGCCAACACGGCCGACTCCATTGCCAAGGGGCAGCGCAACTCCTTTCAGAACGTGATAGACAGTTTCACCCAGGTCAACGAGGTGGATGAAGTGGCCATGTACGGGCGCAACTACGGTCTCATGAACTATGTCTCCAACCAGGTGACCGTCGGCATCCCTTTTGTGCAGCACAACGGAACCTTTGTGAACCCCAACGAGCAGCTGTATCGCGAAAGCCGCGGCATGTACCACCGCAAGGACTGGCATATGGTGGACATGGAGGAGACGGAGCAGGGCCTTGCCCACGTGCGGATAACCCAGGCGGCGGGGCAGAGCTGCGTGGACTGCCACATCGCCATCAATCCCGATATCCGGTTCGATAACGGTTTTGCCCATGCTCTGGACAATGGCCGTTCGCACTTCTACTACCGCATGGAGGTCACCCGTGACTGTATCTCCTGCCATACCAACTGGCGTGAGGGAGAGACGGCGTCCTACCTGCGCATCTCCCTGAATAATCACGCCATGGACGAGCAGCGACGGGAGAATACCCTGGGAATCCTCTTTGTCATGGCATCGGTACTGGTTCCCCTGCTGATCATCGTGATTCTCATCATGCGCCTGATGATCTACCGGCCCCTTTCAAGGGCCCTGCGCTTCGCCCAGGGCGTGGCGGCCGGGAACCGTTCCCATCAGCTGGACGCCAGGGAGAAAAACGAAATCGGTCAGCTGGGGCGTGCCCTCAACAAGATGATGGACAATATCAACGACGCCGTGCGCGATGCCGCCCGGCAGGTGGGCAGTGTCAGCGAGCGGGTCAGTGATATTTCAGGCCAGCTGTTTGCCCATATCGAGCAGGCCAGCCGCGGTGCTCAGCAGCAGAGCGAGAAAACCCAGAAGACGGCCCACGCCATGGATGTCATGAGCTCCACCATGGTGGAAGTGGCCCAGAAGACCTCCGAAACCCATGAAGCGGCGGAGTCGGCCAAACACAAGGCGGCCGAAGGTTCCGAAGCGGTGCGTCAGGTGGTGCAGTCCATCAACCACGCCCGCACGCAGTCCCTGAGCCTCAAGGAGAACATGGGTATTCTGGCCCGTCAGGCCGAAGATATCGGGCAGATCATGAACCTGATTCGCGACATCGCCGATCAGACCAACCTGCTGGCGCTGAATGCCGCCATTGAAGCGGCCCGGGCCGGCGAGTCGGGACGGGGATTTTCGGTGGTGGCCGATGAGGTGCGCAAGCTGGCCGAGAAGACCATGGAGGCCACAAAGAATGTTACCCAGGCTGTGGAAGCCATTCAGCGCGGTGCCCGGGATAATATGGAAAATGTCGATCAGACCACCAGCGTTATCGGCGAAGCCACCGAGAGGGCGAACCAGTCCGGCGAGTCCCTGCAGGAGATCGTGACCCTGGTGCAGTCAGCCACGGATCAGATTCGCCTGATTGCCCGAGCCATGGAGGAGCAGTCCGCCACCAGTGAGGAAATTAACAGTTCCATTGACGATATTCGTCGCATATCTCTGGAAACCAGCCAGTCCATGGAGCACTCCTACCACGATGTGGAAGAGCTCGCCGCCCAGGCAGATCAACTGCAGAAAACCATCGAGAAAATGCGTCAGGGGGATGTGGAAGACGGCGGCAGGCATCTGCCGCGCCTGGCGGAAGGACGGCAGGGGTAG
- a CDS encoding ABC transporter ATP-binding protein produces MTGETRTDTAKPSGAVKPYSWRDITARVLVHRRHLIMANAIALLAALVSIPVPLLIPLLVDEVLLAQPGTLVSLSQWLLPTAWHGAVATVLLILLITLSLRTLSAGLGVWQMRQFTRIAKDVTFELRSALLSRLQRVTMARYESIGSGSMNAYLVNDVDTLDQFLGSSVAKLLISVLSIAGAGVILFFIHWQLALFLICFNPVVVYFTIKVGRQVKHLKRQENQAVEVFQQSLSETLDAFAQVRASGREQAFFDRLRLYAGAIRGHADAYAWKSEAASRFSFLIFMFGFDIFRAMAMLTVVFSDLSIGQMFAVFNYLWFIMGPVQDVLSIQYGYQAANGALERINRTLDLEEEPIYPPRQNPFAGKLSTALSLEGVTFGYRDDEPVLRNINMEIAAGEKVAFVGASGGGKTTLIQLLVGFHRPQQGRILFDGVPVEEIGYETLRNHIATVLQHPPMFHDSVRMNITLGREASDEQLWEALRIAQLRDTIMQLPDQLETIVGRQGLKLSGGQRQRLAIARMILQDPRVVILDEATSALDIDTERALHKALAEYLKGRTTIIVAHRLSAVRQAERIIVFEDGRIAQQGSHSELIRTSGIYSSLYLHESH; encoded by the coding sequence ATGACAGGGGAAACCCGCACCGATACCGCAAAGCCCTCAGGGGCTGTTAAGCCCTATTCCTGGCGTGACATTACCGCCAGGGTTCTCGTCCACCGCCGACACCTTATCATGGCAAATGCCATCGCTCTGCTGGCGGCTCTGGTCAGCATCCCCGTCCCCTTGCTCATCCCCCTGCTGGTGGACGAAGTACTGCTGGCGCAACCCGGAACCCTGGTCAGCCTCTCTCAGTGGCTGCTGCCCACGGCGTGGCATGGTGCCGTGGCGACGGTGCTGCTCATTCTGCTCATCACCCTCAGCCTGCGAACCCTCTCCGCCGGGCTCGGCGTCTGGCAGATGCGCCAGTTCACCCGTATCGCCAAAGATGTCACCTTTGAGCTGCGCAGCGCCCTGCTCAGCCGCCTGCAACGGGTGACCATGGCCCGCTACGAATCCATCGGCTCGGGATCCATGAACGCCTATCTGGTCAACGATGTCGATACCCTGGATCAGTTTCTGGGCAGCTCCGTAGCCAAGCTGCTCATCTCGGTGCTGAGCATTGCCGGTGCGGGGGTCATACTCTTCTTCATCCACTGGCAGCTGGCTCTCTTCCTCATCTGTTTCAACCCGGTGGTGGTCTACTTCACCATCAAGGTGGGGCGGCAGGTCAAGCACCTGAAGCGCCAGGAGAACCAGGCGGTCGAAGTCTTCCAGCAGTCCCTCAGCGAAACCCTGGACGCCTTCGCCCAGGTGCGGGCTTCGGGCCGCGAGCAGGCATTTTTTGACCGCCTGCGCCTCTATGCCGGTGCTATTCGCGGCCATGCCGACGCCTATGCCTGGAAGAGCGAGGCGGCCAGCCGCTTCTCTTTTCTCATTTTCATGTTCGGTTTCGATATCTTCCGCGCCATGGCCATGCTGACGGTAGTGTTTTCCGATCTCTCCATCGGCCAGATGTTCGCCGTCTTCAACTACCTGTGGTTCATCATGGGTCCGGTGCAGGATGTGCTCAGTATTCAGTACGGCTACCAGGCCGCCAATGGCGCCCTGGAACGCATCAATCGCACCCTCGATCTGGAAGAAGAGCCCATATACCCTCCGCGCCAGAATCCCTTCGCGGGGAAGCTTTCCACGGCTCTTTCCCTGGAAGGGGTAACCTTCGGCTATCGGGACGACGAGCCGGTACTGAGAAATATCAATATGGAAATCGCTGCCGGAGAAAAGGTGGCCTTTGTGGGGGCCAGCGGTGGCGGAAAAACCACCCTGATCCAGCTGTTGGTGGGATTTCACCGGCCTCAGCAGGGGCGCATTCTCTTTGATGGCGTGCCGGTGGAAGAGATTGGCTATGAGACGCTGCGCAATCACATAGCCACGGTGCTGCAGCATCCGCCCATGTTCCATGACAGCGTACGCATGAACATCACCCTCGGGCGCGAAGCCAGTGATGAACAGTTGTGGGAAGCCCTGCGCATCGCCCAGCTCAGGGATACCATCATGCAGCTTCCCGACCAGCTGGAGACCATCGTCGGCCGCCAGGGGCTCAAGCTCTCCGGTGGCCAGCGCCAGCGCCTGGCCATCGCCCGCATGATCCTGCAGGATCCGCGCGTCGTCATCCTGGACGAAGCCACTTCAGCGCTGGATATCGACACCGAACGGGCACTGCATAAAGCCCTGGCCGAATACCTCAAAGGGCGCACCACCATCATCGTCGCCCATCGACTCAGCGCGGTGCGTCAGGCCGAACGCATTATCGTCTTCGAAGATGGACGCATTGCCCAGCAGGGCAGCCACTCTGAGCTGATCCGTACGTCGGGCATCTATTCGTCACTCTACCTGCACGAAAGCCACTGA
- a CDS encoding sigma-54-dependent transcriptional regulator, whose product MSDGTPPILVVDDQRASLESISRALEKKGYQTHKAETFSEAQRLFRQHKHPVVVTDLNLPDGSGLDLVPFVKGLQASSEIILITAYGSVETAVEAMKHGAFDYVAKPVNLSELRALVAQAWEKATTISTPPAGPGRSILGENNTFPLLIGQSKPMQEIFEKITTVSSTRASVLLLGESGTGKELIAQTIHECSERWEKPYVAINCSAFSESLLESELFGHEKGSFTGAMKQSKGKFELANGGTLFLDEIGEISLAVQVKLLRVLENREIMRVGGAGNIPIDVRIIAATNRDLEKEVRKGHFREDLYYRLKVVVIHVPPLRERKSDIPLLVNHFLKTFAKENNRTIRGISAEAMEILKNIPWRGNVRELRNCLENMVIFNRSEVLTTSDIPSEYADQKGFSDEPDEEEHIDFAVGMTMEEIEKEAIVNTLNKVQGNRTQAARMLGIGLRTLQRKIKQFDL is encoded by the coding sequence ATGAGCGACGGGACACCCCCCATCCTGGTAGTTGACGATCAGCGCGCCTCCCTGGAATCCATCAGCCGGGCCCTGGAGAAAAAAGGATATCAGACCCACAAAGCGGAAACTTTCTCCGAGGCGCAGCGCCTTTTTCGTCAGCACAAGCACCCCGTGGTGGTCACGGACCTGAACCTGCCCGATGGCAGCGGCCTGGATCTGGTGCCCTTTGTCAAGGGCCTTCAGGCAAGCAGCGAAATCATCCTCATCACCGCCTACGGTTCCGTGGAAACCGCCGTTGAAGCAATGAAGCACGGCGCCTTTGACTATGTGGCAAAGCCCGTCAACCTCTCGGAGCTGCGCGCCCTGGTCGCCCAGGCCTGGGAGAAGGCCACCACTATTTCAACCCCACCCGCTGGGCCAGGGCGCTCCATCCTCGGAGAGAACAACACCTTTCCTCTGCTGATCGGCCAGAGCAAACCTATGCAGGAAATCTTCGAAAAAATCACCACCGTATCCTCCACCCGGGCATCGGTACTGCTGCTGGGAGAGTCGGGAACCGGCAAGGAGCTGATTGCCCAGACCATCCACGAGTGCTCGGAACGCTGGGAAAAGCCCTATGTGGCCATCAACTGCTCGGCTTTTTCTGAAAGTCTGCTGGAGAGTGAACTCTTTGGTCATGAGAAGGGCTCCTTCACCGGTGCCATGAAACAGTCCAAGGGAAAATTTGAACTGGCCAACGGCGGTACCCTCTTTCTGGACGAAATCGGTGAAATCAGCCTCGCCGTGCAGGTGAAACTGCTGCGTGTCCTGGAAAACCGTGAAATCATGCGTGTCGGCGGCGCCGGAAATATCCCCATCGACGTGCGCATCATCGCCGCCACCAACCGCGACCTGGAGAAAGAAGTCCGCAAGGGCCACTTCCGGGAGGATCTCTACTACCGCCTCAAGGTCGTGGTGATCCATGTCCCCCCTTTGCGGGAACGTAAGTCAGACATACCCCTGCTGGTCAACCACTTCCTGAAAACCTTCGCCAAGGAGAATAACCGCACCATCCGCGGCATATCCGCCGAGGCCATGGAGATACTCAAGAATATCCCCTGGCGCGGCAATGTGCGCGAGCTGCGTAACTGTCTGGAAAACATGGTGATCTTCAATCGCAGTGAAGTGCTCACCACCAGCGATATTCCCTCGGAATACGCGGACCAGAAAGGCTTCAGCGATGAGCCTGACGAAGAGGAACATATCGACTTCGCCGTGGGCATGACCATGGAGGAGATCGAGAAAGAGGCCATCGTCAATACCCTCAACAAGGTGCAGGGGAACCGTACCCAGGCGGCTCGCATGCTGGGCATCGGCCTGCGCACCCTGCAACGCAAAATCAAGCAGTTTGACCTCTGA